From Pseudomonas sp. G.S.17, the proteins below share one genomic window:
- a CDS encoding glycosyltransferase, which translates to MIGVLIPVHNEEQLLGACLETVLQAGQHPALAGEPVVVLAVLDSCSDASTEIARGYPVAILEVLARNVGQTRAAGAQYLLDLGARWIACTDGDSTVAEDWLAEQLALDADAVCGTVTPGQWDKDIPEHAQIRYQQHYQHRDDHRHVHGANLGVSAAAYLRAGGFPPLACHEDVQLIRQLEMSGARIAWSCRPRVTTSTRLNARAQGGFADYLRTLSSSPA; encoded by the coding sequence ATGATTGGCGTACTGATTCCGGTGCATAACGAGGAGCAACTATTGGGCGCATGTCTGGAAACCGTGCTGCAAGCCGGTCAACATCCAGCCCTTGCCGGTGAACCGGTGGTGGTCCTCGCCGTGCTCGACAGCTGCTCCGATGCCTCGACCGAGATTGCACGGGGTTATCCGGTCGCCATCCTTGAAGTGCTGGCGCGTAACGTCGGCCAGACCCGCGCGGCTGGCGCGCAGTATTTACTGGATCTCGGCGCGCGCTGGATTGCCTGCACCGATGGTGACAGCACCGTTGCCGAGGACTGGCTGGCGGAGCAGTTGGCCCTGGATGCCGATGCGGTGTGTGGCACCGTCACTCCAGGCCAGTGGGACAAGGACATTCCTGAACATGCACAAATCCGCTATCAACAGCATTATCAGCATCGCGACGATCATCGGCATGTTCACGGTGCCAATCTGGGCGTCAGTGCGGCAGCGTACCTGCGCGCCGGAGGATTTCCGCCGCTGGCCTGTCACGAGGATGTCCAGCTGATTCGCCAGTTGGAAATGAGCGGCGCACGTATCGCCTGGAGTTGCCGCCCGCGTGTGACCACCAGCACTCGACTCAACGCTCGCGCCCAGGGTGGATTTGCTGATTACTTGCGAACCCTGAGTAGCAGCCCGGCTTGA
- a CDS encoding sigma-54 dependent transcriptional regulator has product MHESAPPRRLLIVDPCDDCHQLIPVLRAAGWDVDSSTLESAIGRSCDVGLIRLMPYHFDHPELVKELITRSHTEWIAVLTPDDLRREKIGDFVCEWFFDFHTLPFDVARMQVTLGRAFGMARLRSQGSTYISGQEHEMLGESRPIRELRRLLSKLAPTESPVLIRGESGTGKELVARTLHMQSHRRHKPFVAINCGAIPENLIHAELFGYEQGAFEGAHERKIGQIEAADGGTLFLDEIGDLPMDLQANLLRFLQDRTIERIGGGEPIPVDIRVLAATHVDLEAAIRKKRFREDLYYRLNVLQVGTAPLRERHGDLALLANHFAHFYSQETGRRARNFSQDALIAMGKHDWPGNVRELANRVRRGLVLAEGRQIEASDLGLLGEDDVVTSMGTLDDYKSRAERQALCDVLTRHSDNLSVAAKVLGVSRPTFYRLLHKHQIR; this is encoded by the coding sequence ATGCATGAATCGGCACCACCGCGACGTCTATTAATTGTTGATCCATGCGATGACTGTCACCAGCTTATCCCGGTCCTGCGCGCTGCAGGCTGGGACGTCGATAGCAGCACTCTGGAGTCTGCCATCGGTCGCAGCTGTGATGTGGGCCTGATTCGCTTGATGCCTTATCACTTCGACCACCCCGAGTTGGTCAAGGAGCTTATTACACGCAGCCACACCGAGTGGATCGCTGTGCTTACACCTGATGATCTTCGCCGGGAAAAAATCGGCGATTTTGTCTGTGAATGGTTTTTCGATTTTCATACGCTACCTTTTGATGTCGCCCGTATGCAGGTGACCTTGGGTCGTGCGTTCGGTATGGCGCGGCTGCGGTCCCAGGGCAGCACTTATATATCGGGTCAGGAGCACGAGATGCTCGGTGAAAGCCGGCCCATTCGTGAATTGCGCAGGCTGTTGAGCAAACTGGCACCGACTGAATCACCGGTGCTGATTCGGGGTGAAAGCGGAACCGGCAAAGAACTGGTCGCGCGCACGCTGCACATGCAATCGCATCGCCGGCATAAACCCTTCGTTGCGATCAATTGTGGCGCTATTCCGGAGAATCTTATTCATGCGGAGTTGTTTGGCTACGAGCAAGGTGCGTTCGAAGGTGCTCATGAGCGCAAGATTGGCCAGATCGAGGCGGCTGATGGCGGAACTCTGTTTCTTGATGAGATAGGCGATTTGCCTATGGACCTGCAAGCCAACTTGCTGCGGTTTCTGCAAGACCGGACTATCGAGCGTATCGGTGGCGGTGAGCCGATCCCTGTCGATATCCGGGTGCTGGCGGCCACCCATGTCGACCTTGAGGCCGCCATTCGTAAAAAGCGTTTTCGCGAAGATCTTTACTACAGGCTCAACGTCTTGCAGGTCGGAACGGCTCCATTGCGTGAACGGCATGGCGACCTTGCGCTGCTGGCCAACCATTTCGCCCATTTCTATAGCCAGGAAACCGGACGTCGAGCGCGTAACTTCAGTCAGGATGCATTGATTGCGATGGGCAAGCATGACTGGCCAGGGAATGTGCGGGAACTGGCAAATCGCGTGCGGCGCGGCCTGGTCCTGGCGGAAGGTCGCCAGATCGAAGCGTCTGATCTGGGCTTGCTGGGCGAAGATGACGTCGTTACCAGCATGGGCACCCTGGATGACTACAAGTCCCGGGCTGAGCGTCAGGCGCTGTGTGATGTGCTAACCCGCCATAGCGATAACCTCAGTGTTGCGGCCAAGGTCTTGGGCGTATCGCGTCCGACGTTTTACCGATTGCTGCACAAACACCAGATTCGATGA
- a CDS encoding AAA family ATPase produces the protein MKVLVLAGPESSGKSWLAAEIQRHFGGVVVGEYVRDFIDEQQRDTVYADIPVIAQGQLDREDAARATACELVILDTHLLSNMLWSHALFGDCPAWVERQLLQRHYDLHLLLAPEGVGWISDGQRCQPELASRQTFFSLSQHWLQAHQQRYEVISGDWINRRIQAFAAVRGLLAGD, from the coding sequence ATGAAGGTTCTGGTGCTTGCCGGCCCCGAATCCAGTGGCAAAAGCTGGCTGGCCGCCGAAATCCAGCGGCACTTTGGCGGTGTCGTGGTCGGCGAGTACGTCCGTGATTTCATTGATGAACAGCAACGCGACACGGTTTACGCAGATATCCCGGTTATCGCTCAAGGACAACTGGATCGAGAAGACGCCGCCCGCGCTACCGCCTGCGAGCTGGTCATTCTCGACACACACCTGCTCAGCAATATGCTTTGGAGTCACGCATTGTTTGGGGATTGTCCGGCCTGGGTCGAGCGGCAATTGCTGCAACGCCATTACGACCTTCATCTGTTGCTGGCACCCGAGGGAGTCGGCTGGATCAGTGACGGCCAACGCTGTCAGCCAGAACTTGCGTCACGCCAGACGTTCTTTTCACTCAGTCAGCACTGGCTGCAAGCCCATCAGCAGCGTTACGAAGTCATTAGCGGGGATTGGATCAATCGTCGGATACAGGCTTTCGCTGCTGTTCGGGGACTGCTCGCTGGCGACTGA
- a CDS encoding dienelactone hydrolase: MVRLCALLLICLFDGLVSVQVQAAETWSVGFHQIDFPDPLDSQPMHAIAFYPSTDEEQVSKVQGYTIEAAQDAHIAMGRFPLLVLSHGNTGTPLALHDLATSLARQGFVVVAVIHPGDNYLDHSRLGSLSNLYGRPLQVSEAISAALLDPMLAPYLSADQVGVIGYSAGGETALILAGAQPDLQRLRKYCLDRPQDRDACKTQGELLADRDDLSPQADPRVGALMLMAPLSLMFGRTTLGDVHVPVLMYSGDGDELLAIDMNADALARKLPQTPDYKLLAGAGHFVFMAPCTDEQRATMPIVCTDREGVDREDIHRNLSAEAVRFFEEVLGMPELAHTGMQTAHQQ, from the coding sequence ATGGTGCGTCTATGTGCACTGCTGCTGATTTGTTTGTTTGACGGCTTGGTTTCGGTGCAGGTCCAGGCTGCCGAAACCTGGAGCGTCGGCTTTCATCAGATCGATTTTCCCGACCCCCTGGATTCGCAACCGATGCACGCCATCGCCTTCTATCCCTCCACCGACGAGGAGCAGGTGAGCAAAGTCCAGGGCTACACCATTGAAGCCGCCCAGGACGCGCACATTGCAATGGGCCGCTTTCCACTTCTGGTGCTCTCTCACGGTAATACCGGCACACCGCTGGCGCTGCATGATCTGGCGACGTCGCTGGCCCGTCAGGGTTTTGTCGTCGTTGCGGTGATCCATCCGGGGGACAACTATCTCGACCACAGCCGCCTCGGCAGCCTGAGCAACCTTTATGGGCGCCCCTTGCAAGTCTCGGAAGCGATCAGTGCGGCGCTGCTTGACCCCATGCTTGCGCCCTATCTAAGTGCCGATCAGGTCGGCGTCATCGGTTATTCGGCCGGCGGCGAAACAGCGTTGATTCTCGCCGGTGCTCAACCGGACCTGCAGCGTCTGCGCAAATATTGCCTGGACCGCCCCCAGGATCGTGACGCCTGCAAAACCCAGGGCGAACTGCTGGCTGATCGCGATGATCTGAGCCCGCAGGCCGACCCCCGGGTTGGCGCGCTGATGTTGATGGCGCCGCTCAGCCTGATGTTTGGCCGTACCACGCTGGGTGATGTTCATGTGCCGGTGTTGATGTACAGCGGCGACGGCGACGAATTGCTGGCCATCGACATGAACGCTGATGCCTTGGCGCGCAAGTTGCCGCAAACCCCGGATTACAAGCTATTAGCCGGGGCGGGGCACTTTGTGTTCATGGCGCCTTGCACTGACGAACAGCGCGCGACCATGCCGATTGTCTGTACCGATCGAGAAGGCGTGGATCGCGAAGACATCCATCGCAACCTGAGTGCCGAAGCCGTGCGCTTTTTCGAAGAGGTGCTGGGCATGCCTGAACTTGCGCACACCGGGATGCAGACCGCGCATCAGCAATGA
- a CDS encoding LysR substrate-binding domain-containing protein yields the protein MQDLNDLYYFVKVVEAGGFAAAGRQLGIPKSRLSRRIAELETRLNVSLLQRTTRKLALTAVGERYLSHCQAMLLEAEMADEAVASLSAEPRGRLRISCPVGMVHWNLSSVVDEFLLRHPHVQLELLLVNRRVDLVNEAIDVALRVRDIGDEDPSLIVRQLSSAHVALVASPALLEGYAIHTPMDLASLPVLGAVEADRKVHFRLQHLDGQRVEIALEPRLVVDDFPIRKSAALRGLGITMLPMMNCHKELASGQLIRLLPDWSLPGGNLQAAYTQRRGMLPAVRAWIDHVTESFTQETGRA from the coding sequence ATGCAGGATCTCAACGATCTTTATTACTTCGTCAAAGTGGTTGAGGCCGGCGGTTTCGCTGCCGCCGGGCGCCAACTGGGTATCCCAAAGTCGCGATTGTCACGGCGGATTGCCGAGCTGGAAACCCGCCTGAATGTCAGCCTGCTGCAACGCACCACCCGCAAGCTGGCCCTCACCGCAGTTGGCGAGCGCTATTTGAGCCATTGCCAGGCAATGCTGCTGGAGGCGGAAATGGCCGATGAAGCGGTCGCTTCCCTGTCTGCCGAGCCACGCGGGCGATTGCGGATTTCCTGCCCCGTCGGCATGGTTCACTGGAATCTGTCTTCGGTGGTCGACGAGTTTCTCTTGCGCCATCCGCATGTCCAGCTCGAACTGCTGCTGGTCAATCGGCGTGTCGACCTGGTCAACGAAGCCATCGATGTGGCGCTGCGCGTACGCGATATCGGTGATGAAGACCCAAGCCTGATCGTTCGCCAGTTGTCGTCGGCTCATGTAGCGCTGGTCGCCTCCCCCGCGCTGCTGGAAGGCTACGCCATTCACACCCCGATGGATCTGGCCAGCCTGCCGGTGCTGGGCGCTGTCGAGGCGGACCGCAAGGTACACTTCCGGCTGCAACACCTGGACGGCCAACGCGTCGAAATTGCCCTGGAACCACGCCTGGTCGTCGATGATTTTCCGATTCGCAAAAGTGCTGCGTTACGCGGACTCGGGATAACGATGTTGCCGATGATGAATTGCCACAAGGAGCTGGCCAGCGGACAGTTGATCCGGTTGCTGCCCGACTGGTCGCTGCCCGGAGGTAATCTCCAGGCCGCCTACACTCAGCGACGTGGCATGCTGCCTGCGGTTCGGGCCTGGATTGATCACGTCACCGAGTCCTTTACCCAAGAGACAGGCCGCGCTTGA
- a CDS encoding PIG-L family deacetylase — MKENPIVGSGTSLQAWNNSQKLAQLPVITVDVLVPVNSRAVIIAPHPDDEILGCGGLMRQLAQLDRQLKLISITDGSGSHPGSQAWTTERLSVIRPQESAEALRRLDIPLHSLQWIRGGFGDSAVAEQEDELVAFLERYLRPTDVVFATWAMDGHTDHEAVGRASARAAAAVGAQFHEVPIWAWHWADPEDERLPWDRARKILLDPMTTARKRHAAHAFASQLEGDPLIGLPPVLPPSVLERLMRPFEVVFL; from the coding sequence ATGAAAGAAAATCCAATCGTCGGCAGCGGCACCTCGCTGCAAGCCTGGAATAATTCGCAAAAGCTGGCGCAGCTACCGGTGATCACTGTGGATGTACTGGTGCCGGTCAATTCCCGCGCCGTCATCATTGCGCCGCATCCGGATGACGAAATCCTCGGCTGCGGTGGCCTGATGCGCCAGCTGGCCCAACTGGATCGCCAGTTGAAGCTGATCTCCATCACCGACGGCAGTGGCAGCCATCCCGGCTCGCAAGCGTGGACAACAGAGCGCCTGAGCGTTATTCGCCCGCAGGAAAGTGCCGAAGCGTTGCGTCGCCTGGATATACCTTTGCACAGCCTGCAATGGATTCGTGGCGGATTCGGCGATAGTGCAGTCGCTGAGCAGGAAGACGAGCTGGTTGCATTTCTTGAACGCTACCTGCGCCCTACCGACGTGGTATTTGCGACATGGGCCATGGACGGGCATACCGATCATGAAGCCGTTGGGCGTGCCAGTGCTCGGGCCGCCGCCGCAGTGGGCGCGCAATTTCATGAAGTGCCGATCTGGGCCTGGCATTGGGCCGATCCCGAAGATGAACGTCTGCCTTGGGATCGGGCGCGCAAGATCCTCCTTGACCCGATGACGACAGCGCGCAAGCGTCATGCGGCACATGCCTTCGCCAGCCAGCTGGAGGGCGACCCACTGATTGGCTTGCCGCCGGTGCTACCACCTTCAGTGCTGGAGCGATTGATGCGGCCCTTCGAAGTGGTGTTCCTGTGA
- a CDS encoding AAA family ATPase, translated as MTLPETTMSDIPHFPLAAVVGADELKLALCLTAIDPKIGGVLIEGPRGMAKSTLARGLADLLASGQFVTLPLGATEERLVGTLDLDAALSEGRAQFSPGVLAKANGGVLYVDEVNLLPDHLVDLLLDVAASGINLVERDGISHRHAARFVLIGTMNPEEGELRPQLLDRFGLNVALSGQTLPVERGQIIRRRLDFDSDPQGFCAQWQTQQDALRQRCEQARQLLDSIALDDQALQTITERCFAAGVDGMRADLVWLRAARAHAAWRGGAVIEEQDIDAVAEFALRHRRRLLPPSESQSPAPQTQQPNPQDLSENKPEQGQGSWGELASQPMPVGARRAVPSWPKKP; from the coding sequence ATGACGTTGCCCGAGACGACCATGAGCGACATCCCGCATTTTCCGCTGGCGGCCGTAGTCGGTGCCGACGAACTGAAACTCGCCCTGTGCCTTACCGCCATCGACCCAAAAATTGGCGGCGTGCTCATCGAGGGGCCGCGCGGTATGGCCAAGTCGACCCTGGCCCGAGGGCTGGCTGATCTGCTGGCCAGCGGCCAATTCGTCACCTTGCCACTGGGCGCCACCGAAGAGCGCCTGGTGGGCACGCTGGACCTGGACGCGGCGCTGAGCGAGGGTCGGGCGCAGTTTTCCCCTGGCGTGCTGGCCAAGGCCAATGGTGGGGTTCTGTATGTCGATGAAGTAAACCTGCTGCCGGATCATCTGGTCGATCTGCTGCTGGACGTCGCTGCCAGCGGTATCAATCTGGTGGAGCGCGACGGCATCTCCCATCGCCATGCCGCGCGTTTTGTCCTGATCGGCACAATGAACCCTGAAGAAGGTGAGCTACGCCCGCAACTGCTGGATCGCTTTGGCCTGAATGTCGCGTTGAGCGGGCAAACCCTGCCGGTTGAGCGCGGGCAAATTATTCGTCGCCGACTGGATTTTGACAGTGATCCTCAAGGCTTCTGCGCGCAGTGGCAAACTCAGCAGGATGCGTTACGCCAACGCTGTGAGCAGGCGCGGCAGTTGCTGGATAGCATCGCCCTGGACGATCAGGCACTGCAGACCATCACCGAGCGCTGTTTCGCCGCTGGCGTCGACGGTATGCGTGCCGATCTCGTGTGGTTGAGAGCGGCCCGTGCTCATGCGGCATGGCGTGGCGGTGCTGTTATAGAAGAGCAGGATATCGACGCCGTTGCCGAGTTCGCCTTGCGTCATCGGCGACGACTTCTCCCGCCGTCTGAGTCGCAAAGTCCAGCACCACAGACCCAGCAGCCGAACCCTCAAGACTTATCAGAAAATAAGCCGGAGCAGGGGCAGGGCAGTTGGGGTGAGCTTGCGTCGCAGCCAATGCCGGTGGGCGCTCGGCGTGCAGTGCCGAGCTGGCCAAAAAAGCCTTAG
- the pnuC gene encoding nicotinamide riboside transporter PnuC — MSPLELFAAALGVIAVWLTVKQNAWCWPIGLVMVLIYSWIFYDIKMYSNVLLQVIYAALQVYGWLQWTRRGPTLEVRAITWLPSGAVFIGLGLGVVVSLVLGGLMANFTDAVQPWLDAALTGFSLVAQVWMAQKRVQCWPLWIVIDVIFVGLFVYKELYVTAALYGMFLLLAIQGWREWQRTPALAQ, encoded by the coding sequence ATGTCCCCACTTGAACTGTTCGCCGCAGCCCTGGGCGTAATCGCCGTCTGGCTGACCGTCAAACAGAATGCATGGTGCTGGCCTATCGGTCTGGTGATGGTATTGATCTACAGCTGGATTTTTTATGACATCAAGATGTATTCCAACGTTTTACTACAAGTGATCTATGCCGCGCTGCAAGTCTACGGCTGGCTGCAATGGACCCGACGCGGCCCGACCCTGGAAGTACGAGCGATAACCTGGCTGCCATCTGGCGCCGTTTTCATCGGACTGGGCCTGGGCGTGGTCGTAAGTCTGGTGCTGGGTGGGCTCATGGCAAACTTCACCGATGCTGTACAACCCTGGCTGGACGCGGCGCTGACCGGGTTTAGCCTGGTGGCTCAAGTCTGGATGGCACAAAAGCGCGTGCAGTGCTGGCCATTGTGGATTGTCATCGATGTCATTTTTGTCGGCCTGTTCGTTTACAAGGAGCTATACGTGACTGCTGCGCTCTATGGCATGTTCCTGCTGCTGGCAATCCAGGGCTGGCGCGAATGGCAGCGCACTCCGGCGCTTGCTCAATGA
- a CDS encoding MmcQ/YjbR family DNA-binding protein produces the protein MQIEEVAQFCLQLPGAREDYKWGGTRVFSIAEKKMFAVMDLAGQGLSFKVAPELFLGYVDRPGIRPAPYLARAYWISVAVPYSVSDAELQDLLTRSHQLVVSRLPKRLQVALKL, from the coding sequence ATGCAGATAGAAGAAGTCGCGCAATTTTGCCTGCAGCTGCCAGGCGCTCGCGAAGATTACAAATGGGGTGGTACGCGCGTGTTCTCGATAGCCGAGAAGAAGATGTTCGCGGTAATGGACCTTGCCGGACAAGGTCTGTCGTTCAAGGTCGCACCGGAACTGTTCCTCGGATACGTCGACCGCCCAGGCATTCGTCCGGCGCCGTATCTGGCCAGGGCCTACTGGATCAGCGTGGCGGTGCCCTATTCCGTCAGCGATGCGGAATTGCAGGACTTGCTGACTCGCTCGCACCAGTTGGTGGTGAGCCGCCTGCCCAAGCGCCTGCAAGTCGCGCTGAAGCTTTGA
- a CDS encoding DUF1294 domain-containing protein translates to MQFPKLKLIILILVCAVPFFGALSMLLQGSWLPSAVYLGMSLLTFGLYWRDKRQARLDGWRTPEKVLHGAELLGGWPGALLAQQVFRHKTRKVSYQLVFWLIILLHQVVWIDRVLLGGNFLARHFY, encoded by the coding sequence ATGCAGTTCCCGAAACTCAAACTGATCATTCTGATCCTGGTCTGCGCGGTACCGTTTTTTGGTGCCTTGTCGATGTTGCTGCAAGGATCGTGGCTGCCCTCGGCTGTTTACCTGGGCATGAGCCTGCTGACGTTTGGCCTGTATTGGCGCGACAAACGTCAGGCCCGGCTGGATGGCTGGCGCACCCCCGAGAAAGTTCTCCATGGCGCCGAGTTGCTGGGTGGCTGGCCGGGTGCTCTGTTGGCGCAGCAGGTGTTTCGGCACAAGACGCGCAAGGTGAGTTACCAACTGGTGTTCTGGCTGATCATCCTGCTGCATCAGGTGGTGTGGATCGACCGGGTATTGCTCGGCGGTAATTTTCTGGCCCGGCACTTTTACTGA
- a CDS encoding undecaprenyl-diphosphate phosphatase has protein sequence MDLWTAAQALILGVVEGLTEFLPVSSTGHQIIVADLIDFGGERAMAFNIIIQLGAILAVVWEFRRKILDVIIGLPKQREAQRFTLNLFVAFLPAVVLGVIFADLIHKYLFNPITVATALVIGGVIMLWAERREHVIHAYSVDEMTWVDALKVGMAQCLAMIPGTSRSGSTIIGGLLFGLSRKTATEFSFFLAMPTMVGAAVYSAYKYRDLFRPDDFPVFAIGFITSFIFAMIAVRGLLKFIASHSYAVFAWYRIAFGLLILATWQFGWVDWTSVKG, from the coding sequence ATGGATCTTTGGACCGCCGCGCAGGCATTGATTCTCGGGGTAGTGGAGGGTTTGACAGAGTTTCTGCCCGTTTCCAGCACTGGACATCAGATTATTGTCGCTGACTTGATCGACTTCGGTGGTGAGCGCGCGATGGCGTTCAACATCATCATTCAGCTCGGCGCGATCCTGGCGGTGGTCTGGGAGTTTCGACGCAAGATTCTTGATGTGATCATCGGTTTGCCCAAGCAGCGCGAGGCCCAGCGCTTCACGCTCAATCTGTTTGTCGCTTTCCTGCCCGCAGTGGTGCTGGGGGTGATTTTTGCCGATCTGATTCACAAATACCTGTTCAACCCCATCACTGTCGCCACGGCGCTGGTAATAGGCGGCGTGATCATGCTGTGGGCCGAACGCCGTGAGCATGTGATTCACGCCTACAGCGTTGACGAAATGACCTGGGTCGATGCCTTGAAAGTCGGGATGGCCCAGTGTCTGGCGATGATTCCAGGGACTTCACGCTCCGGATCGACGATCATCGGTGGCCTGTTGTTCGGCTTGTCGCGCAAGACCGCCACCGAGTTTTCGTTCTTCCTGGCGATGCCGACGATGGTCGGCGCTGCGGTGTATTCGGCTTACAAATACCGTGATCTGTTCCGCCCGGATGACTTTCCGGTGTTCGCCATTGGTTTCATCACCTCGTTTATCTTCGCCATGATCGCTGTGCGTGGGTTGCTGAAATTCATCGCCAGTCACAGCTATGCAGTATTTGCTTGGTACCGAATCGCTTTTGGTCTGCTGATTCTTGCCACCTGGCAGTTCGGCTGGGTGGACTGGACTTCGGTCAAAGGCTGA
- a CDS encoding VWA domain-containing protein, translating to MSGGKSGTLHNAGDGHIAWVPTLLRGRPRVHSDLVRQPRSSQSGEMWLIIVDASASTRRHQALSLAKGVLAQVFDDAYRRRVRLALLTATGGSPRWQHQGLKASKALQPWLDGLGAGGGTPLFAAFDQAAQWLALRQKRYPAEQHRLLVMTDGRVKDQAALGAFSCPGLLIDIECGPIRLGRAEQLAARLGIEYRHIESLADADR from the coding sequence CTGAGCGGCGGCAAAAGCGGTACGCTGCACAACGCTGGCGACGGTCACATTGCCTGGGTTCCCACCTTGTTGCGGGGGCGACCTCGGGTGCACAGCGATCTGGTGCGCCAGCCGCGCAGCAGTCAATCCGGTGAAATGTGGCTGATCATCGTCGACGCCTCGGCTTCTACGCGACGTCATCAGGCGTTGAGCCTCGCTAAAGGTGTGCTCGCTCAAGTATTCGATGACGCCTATCGTCGCCGGGTGCGACTGGCGCTGCTGACTGCCACTGGAGGTTCACCTCGCTGGCAACATCAGGGCCTGAAGGCCTCGAAAGCGCTGCAACCCTGGCTGGATGGGCTTGGTGCCGGCGGTGGAACGCCGTTGTTCGCCGCGTTTGATCAGGCTGCCCAATGGCTTGCCTTGCGGCAGAAGCGGTATCCGGCAGAGCAGCATCGGTTGCTGGTGATGACTGATGGCCGGGTGAAGGATCAAGCGGCGCTGGGAGCATTCAGTTGCCCAGGCTTATTGATCGACATCGAGTGTGGACCGATCCGCCTGGGCCGTGCAGAGCAACTGGCTGCCCGGCTCGGGATCGAGTATCGGCATATCGAAAGCCTGGCTGACGCCGACCGTTAG
- a CDS encoding FMN-dependent NADH-azoreductase: MKLLHIDSSILGDHSASRQLSRAVVEAFQASEADTQVTYRDLASDALNHFSASSLAAAGTPLEGRDAAQKQEVDGNEATLQEFIDADVVVIGAPMYNFTIPSQLKAWIDRISVAGRTFRYSEAGPEGLCGGKQVIIVSTAGGLHVGQPSSVGHEDFLRLLFGFIGVTDLKFVFAHGLAYGDEPRANAISSAQKLIAEELFAVA, from the coding sequence ATGAAACTTTTGCACATCGACTCCAGCATCCTCGGCGATCACTCCGCTTCGCGTCAGCTCAGTCGCGCCGTCGTTGAAGCCTTCCAGGCCAGTGAAGCCGACACTCAGGTCACTTACCGTGATCTGGCCAGCGATGCCCTTAACCACTTTTCCGCTTCGAGTCTCGCTGCCGCTGGCACGCCGCTGGAAGGCCGTGATGCCGCGCAGAAACAGGAAGTGGATGGCAACGAAGCCACGTTGCAGGAATTTATCGACGCTGACGTCGTGGTCATCGGCGCACCGATGTACAACTTCACCATTCCAAGCCAGCTCAAAGCCTGGATCGACCGCATCAGTGTCGCTGGCCGGACTTTCCGTTACAGCGAGGCTGGTCCTGAAGGCCTGTGCGGCGGCAAGCAGGTGATCATTGTTTCCACGGCAGGCGGCCTGCATGTGGGTCAGCCGAGCAGCGTCGGGCACGAAGACTTCCTGCGTTTGTTGTTCGGTTTCATCGGCGTCACCGACCTCAAGTTCGTGTTTGCCCACGGCTTGGCCTACGGCGACGAACCACGCGCCAACGCTATCAGCAGCGCCCAGAAGCTGATCGCTGAAGAGTTGTTCGCAGTCGCCTGA
- a CDS encoding SAM-dependent methyltransferase produces MNRQSSSVADSYFDTLFNGNDDPWAFKQRWYERRKRALTLAALPKQQYQRIFEPGCANGELSADLATRCEHLICCDTCLPAVELARERLAGFSHASVMHGRLPQEWPQGQFDLIVFSELGYYLDERDLQLWIDCALQSLTEDGQLLACHWRPQIDGCPLNAQQVHAVLQDRLGMHRIFNHQEPDFLLDLWSRDAKSVAQTENLR; encoded by the coding sequence GTGAATCGGCAATCCTCCAGTGTCGCTGACAGCTATTTCGACACACTGTTTAACGGTAACGACGATCCATGGGCGTTCAAGCAGCGCTGGTATGAACGTCGCAAGCGCGCCTTGACCCTCGCAGCCCTGCCCAAGCAACAGTACCAACGGATTTTTGAGCCCGGTTGCGCCAATGGCGAACTCAGCGCGGATCTGGCCACCCGTTGCGAACATCTGATCTGCTGCGACACCTGCCTGCCAGCAGTAGAGCTGGCACGAGAACGCCTTGCCGGTTTCAGCCATGCCAGCGTGATGCATGGCCGCCTGCCGCAAGAGTGGCCGCAAGGTCAATTCGACCTGATCGTATTCAGCGAGTTGGGTTACTACCTGGATGAGCGCGACCTGCAGCTCTGGATTGATTGCGCGTTGCAGTCGCTGACTGAGGACGGTCAACTGCTCGCTTGCCACTGGCGACCGCAGATAGATGGGTGCCCGCTGAACGCCCAGCAGGTGCATGCCGTGCTTCAGGATCGTCTGGGCATGCACCGGATTTTCAACCATCAGGAGCCCGACTTCCTGCTCGATTTGTGGAGCCGGGACGCTAAGTCAGTCGCACAAACGGAGAATCTTCGATGA